Proteins encoded in a region of the Vitis riparia cultivar Riparia Gloire de Montpellier isolate 1030 chromosome 7, EGFV_Vit.rip_1.0, whole genome shotgun sequence genome:
- the LOC117918357 gene encoding TOM1-like protein 5 isoform X1, whose amino-acid sequence MAGELVNSATSEKLTEMDWTKNIEICELVGRDQRQAKDVTKAIKKRLGSKNSNTQLLAVMLLEMLMNNIGEPVHRQVIDNGLLPILVKIVKKKTDLPVREKIFLLLDATQTSLGGASAKFPQYYSAYYDLVSAGVQFPQRPCAISSDPPTSQENRNSSPGVELVSSKHEEVVQQASQVVPESSIIQKAGAALEVLRDVLDAVDTQHPEGAKDEFTLDLVEQCSFQKQRVMHLVMTSRDEKVVSQAIELNEQLHQILVRHDALLSGTPTSTANHVYHEGEEEEEAEQLFRRLRKGKACALPEDEERPVDRPPFGLLGTIPGEMLNRPLIRPVSLEPSHESRPLPSPLASAIPPPPSKHVEREKYFQENKGDGSAVAGHMRSLSLHSRNASSSHSGSIDSSD is encoded by the exons ATGGCAGGGGAGCTTGTTAATTCGGCAACAAGTGAGAAGCTAACTGAAATGGATTGGacaaaaaacattgaaatttgTGAATTAGTTGGACGTGATCAAAG GCAAGCTAAAGATGTTACTAAAGCTATAAAAAAACGCTTGGGGAGCAAAAACTCAAATACTCAACTACTTGCTGTAATG TTATTGGAGatgttgatgaataatattGGAGAACCTGTTCACAGACAGGTGATTGATAATGGGCTCCTCCCTATACTAGTGAAGATAGTAAAGAAAAAG ACAGACTTGCCCGTACGAGAGAAGatatttcttcttttagatGCCACACAGACATCACTTGGTGGAGCTTCTGCAAAGTTCCCTCAATACTACAGCGCATACTATGATCTAGTG AGTGCAGGGGTACAGTTTCCTCAAAGGCCTTGTGCTATCTCATCAGATCCTCCCACCTCACAAGAAAACAGGAATAGTTCACCTGGTGTGGAACTTGTCTCTTCTAAACATGAAGAAGTTGTGCAGCAAGCATCTCAAGTTGTTCCAGAATCTAG TATTATTCAGAAAGCTGGTGCTGCCCTGGAGGTTTTAAGAGACGTCCTGGATGCTGTTGATACTCAACATCCTGAG ggaGCGAAGGATGAGTTCACCCTTGATCTTGTAGAGCAGTGTTCATTTCAAAAGCAACGAGTAATGCATCTTGTGATGACTTCTCG GGATGAGAAGGTGGTTTCTCAAGCAATTGAATTGAATGAACAGCTCCATCAAATCCTGGTTAGACATGATGCCCTTCTTTCCGGTACACCAACCTCGACTGCAAATCATGTTTACCATGAAGGTGAGGAGGAAGAGGAGGCTGAACAGCTTTTCCGTAG GCTACGAAAAGGAAAAGCTTGTGCACTCCCAGAAGACGAAGAGCGCCCAGTAGATCGACCCCCGTTTGGACTGCTTGGAACCATTCCGGGAGAAATGCTGAACCGTCCACTTATACGGCCTGTGTCTTTGGAGCCATCACATGAATCCCGACCACTTCCTTCTCCTCTGGCCTCTGCAATTCCGCCTCCACCCTCAAAGCACGTTGAGAGGGAAAAATACTTCCAGGAGAACAAGGGAGACGGGTCTGCTGTGGCTGGCCACATGAGGAGCCTCTCATTACACAGCCGCAACGCCAGCAGCTCTCATAGCGGAAGCATAGATTCCAGTGACTGA
- the LOC117918357 gene encoding TOM1-like protein 5 isoform X2, which produces MLMNNIGEPVHRQVIDNGLLPILVKIVKKKTDLPVREKIFLLLDATQTSLGGASAKFPQYYSAYYDLVSAGVQFPQRPCAISSDPPTSQENRNSSPGVELVSSKHEEVVQQASQVVPESSIIQKAGAALEVLRDVLDAVDTQHPEGAKDEFTLDLVEQCSFQKQRVMHLVMTSRDEKVVSQAIELNEQLHQILVRHDALLSGTPTSTANHVYHEGEEEEEAEQLFRRLRKGKACALPEDEERPVDRPPFGLLGTIPGEMLNRPLIRPVSLEPSHESRPLPSPLASAIPPPPSKHVEREKYFQENKGDGSAVAGHMRSLSLHSRNASSSHSGSIDSSD; this is translated from the exons atgttgatgaataatattGGAGAACCTGTTCACAGACAGGTGATTGATAATGGGCTCCTCCCTATACTAGTGAAGATAGTAAAGAAAAAG ACAGACTTGCCCGTACGAGAGAAGatatttcttcttttagatGCCACACAGACATCACTTGGTGGAGCTTCTGCAAAGTTCCCTCAATACTACAGCGCATACTATGATCTAGTG AGTGCAGGGGTACAGTTTCCTCAAAGGCCTTGTGCTATCTCATCAGATCCTCCCACCTCACAAGAAAACAGGAATAGTTCACCTGGTGTGGAACTTGTCTCTTCTAAACATGAAGAAGTTGTGCAGCAAGCATCTCAAGTTGTTCCAGAATCTAG TATTATTCAGAAAGCTGGTGCTGCCCTGGAGGTTTTAAGAGACGTCCTGGATGCTGTTGATACTCAACATCCTGAG ggaGCGAAGGATGAGTTCACCCTTGATCTTGTAGAGCAGTGTTCATTTCAAAAGCAACGAGTAATGCATCTTGTGATGACTTCTCG GGATGAGAAGGTGGTTTCTCAAGCAATTGAATTGAATGAACAGCTCCATCAAATCCTGGTTAGACATGATGCCCTTCTTTCCGGTACACCAACCTCGACTGCAAATCATGTTTACCATGAAGGTGAGGAGGAAGAGGAGGCTGAACAGCTTTTCCGTAG GCTACGAAAAGGAAAAGCTTGTGCACTCCCAGAAGACGAAGAGCGCCCAGTAGATCGACCCCCGTTTGGACTGCTTGGAACCATTCCGGGAGAAATGCTGAACCGTCCACTTATACGGCCTGTGTCTTTGGAGCCATCACATGAATCCCGACCACTTCCTTCTCCTCTGGCCTCTGCAATTCCGCCTCCACCCTCAAAGCACGTTGAGAGGGAAAAATACTTCCAGGAGAACAAGGGAGACGGGTCTGCTGTGGCTGGCCACATGAGGAGCCTCTCATTACACAGCCGCAACGCCAGCAGCTCTCATAGCGGAAGCATAGATTCCAGTGACTGA